The Geobacillus stearothermophilus ATCC 12980 genome contains a region encoding:
- the comGB gene encoding competence type IV pilus assembly protein ComGB — MKRKMWPLAEQALFFTRLGRLLERGYPLGQALEFLAIQAPTHRRMEVERCLQQLRAGLPLFAAVEALSVDRMAVNLLFFAERHGDLPRGMAETGEALAQKARFYEQLHRFSRYPLFLLSLLIIMLVLMEWWLLPQFERAAAAFSPQRGHTAWLLAVVAHAPMAMAAIAVLAVFSGLFYTAYFRRWPVSRKLQFALRIPGLASFLRLFLTCLTARQLGRLLQAGLSVYDALGVFSEPSSWPFLQMEGRRLRHGLMKGMALDRLIGAARYYEQELALVIRHGQSNGELGKELEHYSEFLLQMIEKRAEAALKLVQPLLLSVVGALIVGMYLAILLPMFSMLNSL, encoded by the coding sequence ATGAAACGCAAAATGTGGCCGCTCGCTGAACAGGCGTTGTTTTTCACTCGGCTCGGCCGGTTGCTCGAGCGCGGTTACCCCCTTGGGCAAGCGCTTGAGTTTTTGGCCATTCAGGCTCCCACACACCGCCGGATGGAAGTGGAACGCTGTTTGCAGCAGCTGCGCGCCGGGCTGCCGCTGTTTGCGGCTGTCGAAGCGCTGTCGGTCGACCGCATGGCGGTTAACCTTCTCTTTTTTGCCGAACGGCATGGCGATTTACCGCGCGGCATGGCAGAGACAGGGGAAGCGCTGGCGCAAAAAGCGCGCTTCTACGAGCAGCTTCACCGCTTCAGCCGCTATCCGCTGTTCCTTCTTTCTTTGCTCATCATCATGCTCGTCTTGATGGAATGGTGGCTGCTGCCGCAGTTTGAACGGGCGGCGGCGGCGTTTTCTCCACAACGCGGGCACACCGCTTGGCTGCTTGCGGTGGTCGCCCATGCCCCTATGGCGATGGCGGCCATCGCCGTCTTGGCGGTGTTCTCTGGGCTGTTTTACACCGCTTATTTCCGCCGCTGGCCGGTCTCCCGAAAACTTCAATTCGCCTTGCGAATTCCAGGGCTTGCTTCGTTTCTGAGACTGTTCCTCACCTGCCTGACTGCCCGACAGCTCGGGCGCTTGCTGCAGGCCGGGTTGTCGGTTTATGATGCGCTCGGCGTGTTCAGCGAGCCGTCGTCCTGGCCATTTTTGCAAATGGAAGGCCGGCGCCTTCGCCATGGGTTGATGAAAGGGATGGCGCTTGACAGATTAATCGGCGCCGCCCGCTATTACGAACAAGAGCTGGCGCTTGTCATCCGCCACGGCCAGTCGAACGGCGAGCTTGGCAAAGAACTTGAACATTACAGCGAGTTTTTGCTGCAGATGATCGAAAAACGGGCCGAGGCTGCGCTGAAGCTCGTGCAGCCGCTTTTGCTGTCGGTTGTCGGGGCGCTGATTGTCGGCATGTATTTGGCCATTTTGCTGCCAATGTTTTCGATGTTGAACAGCTTGTAA
- the comGG gene encoding competence type IV pilus minor pilin ComGG has translation MGRQDGVIFPLVAVVALLLAFFMTNAALLYEAEQKAAHAVRQAAEADELVQMAVFDVKEQIAATAAVTTKQEGKWTYPRGEAVCRWQKETEASVRVFLTVRSAAGLQRTVAFTVALPSLDITEWTEQNG, from the coding sequence ATGGGCCGCCAAGATGGGGTGATTTTCCCGCTTGTCGCGGTCGTCGCGTTGCTGCTAGCGTTTTTTATGACGAATGCCGCACTTTTATACGAGGCGGAGCAGAAGGCGGCGCACGCCGTCCGGCAGGCGGCTGAGGCGGACGAGCTCGTGCAAATGGCGGTGTTTGATGTAAAGGAACAAATTGCAGCAACGGCTGCTGTGACAACGAAACAGGAAGGAAAGTGGACGTATCCGCGCGGGGAGGCGGTCTGCCGGTGGCAAAAGGAAACGGAGGCGAGCGTCCGGGTTTTCTTGACGGTTCGCTCGGCGGCCGGACTGCAGCGGACGGTCGCCTTCACCGTTGCCCTTCCATCGCTCGATATTACGGAATGGACGGAGCAAAACGGGTGA
- a CDS encoding DEAD/DEAH box helicase gives MNIAIEMDETWKKEFLERIEKDGPWASWEMYELALEAAHHLSVPEFDGLQAPKHLPHLTILPHQLEVARRVVEEMNGKAILADEVGLGKTIEAGLVLKEYMIRGLVKKALILVPASLVSQWVKELNEKFFIPAVQQKKSYIWEQCDIVVSSIDTAKKEPHRSIIYEQPYDMIIIDEAHKLKNNKTKNYEFVQNLKKKFCLLLTATPIQNRIEEIFNLVSLLKPGHLGNAEQFAKTYGKTRAVQANEHLKALVNKVMIRNRRADTPIEWSKRHVEPVLIEFTDEERELYEAVRALRHEPFAGSFSLITLLREACSSREALFLTIKNMMEKCEGAIPEALEQVLEKINAVTTNSKAEKALELIRSINDKVIIFTEYRATQLYLQWFLKQHGISSVPFRGGFRRGKKDWMQELFKHHAQVFIATEAGGEGINLQFCRYVINYDLPWNPMRLEQRIGRVHRLGQTDDVYIYNFAVKQTVEEHILTLLYEKIRLFERVVGEMDDILAKMNLANLERYFEDAFVHSRSEGEMKIKMENIVAMIELAEQLGKEGGKRHAAT, from the coding sequence ATGAACATTGCGATCGAAATGGACGAGACGTGGAAAAAGGAATTTCTTGAGCGCATTGAAAAAGACGGGCCGTGGGCAAGCTGGGAAATGTATGAGCTGGCGTTAGAGGCAGCCCATCATTTAAGCGTGCCGGAATTTGACGGCCTGCAGGCGCCTAAGCACTTGCCGCATTTGACGATCCTCCCGCACCAGCTCGAAGTGGCGCGCCGCGTCGTTGAAGAGATGAACGGCAAAGCGATTTTGGCCGATGAAGTCGGACTTGGCAAAACGATTGAAGCCGGGCTCGTCCTAAAAGAGTATATGATTCGCGGCCTTGTGAAAAAAGCGCTCATTCTCGTTCCCGCCTCCCTTGTTTCACAATGGGTGAAAGAATTGAACGAAAAGTTTTTCATCCCGGCCGTCCAGCAAAAAAAGAGCTACATCTGGGAACAGTGCGACATTGTGGTTTCTTCGATCGATACAGCGAAAAAGGAGCCGCACCGCTCCATCATTTACGAACAGCCATACGATATGATCATCATCGACGAGGCGCACAAACTGAAAAACAACAAAACGAAAAACTACGAGTTTGTGCAAAATTTAAAAAAGAAGTTTTGTTTGTTGCTGACGGCGACGCCGATTCAAAACCGGATTGAGGAAATCTTCAACCTCGTCTCACTTTTGAAGCCGGGCCATTTAGGCAACGCCGAGCAGTTTGCCAAAACATACGGCAAAACAAGGGCGGTGCAGGCGAACGAGCATTTAAAAGCGCTCGTCAACAAAGTAATGATCCGCAACCGCCGCGCCGATACACCGATCGAATGGTCGAAGCGCCATGTCGAGCCGGTGTTGATCGAGTTTACGGATGAAGAGCGCGAACTGTACGAAGCAGTGAGGGCGCTCCGCCATGAGCCGTTCGCCGGTTCGTTTTCGCTCATTACGCTGCTTCGCGAGGCGTGCAGCAGCCGTGAAGCGCTGTTTTTAACCATAAAAAATATGATGGAGAAATGCGAAGGAGCCATTCCTGAAGCGCTTGAGCAGGTGCTGGAAAAAATCAACGCCGTCACGACGAATTCAAAGGCGGAAAAAGCGCTTGAACTGATCCGCTCCATTAACGATAAGGTGATTATTTTTACGGAATACCGGGCGACACAGCTGTATTTGCAATGGTTTTTAAAACAGCACGGCATTTCATCCGTCCCGTTTCGCGGCGGCTTCCGGCGCGGCAAAAAAGACTGGATGCAGGAACTGTTTAAACACCACGCCCAAGTGTTCATCGCCACCGAAGCGGGCGGCGAGGGCATCAACTTGCAATTTTGCCGCTATGTCATCAACTACGACTTGCCGTGGAACCCGATGCGCCTTGAGCAGCGGATCGGCCGCGTCCATCGCCTCGGGCAGACAGATGACGTTTACATTTACAACTTCGCCGTCAAACAGACAGTCGAAGAGCATATTTTAACGCTTCTCTATGAGAAAATCCGCTTGTTCGAGCGGGTAGTCGGCGAGATGGACGACATTTTGGCGAAAATGAACCTCGCCAACTTGGAACGCTACTTCGAAGACGCCTTCGTTCATTCACGGAGCGAAGGGGAGATGAAAATCAAAATGGAAAACATCGTCGCGATGATCGAGCTGGCGGAGCAGCTCGGAAAGGAAGGAGGCAAACGGCATGCAGCAACATGA
- a CDS encoding YqzE family protein has product MAVNDYVKFVTQRFVTYMDMPKEERARRRSARKQERPPLSYRLFGIVPLSLRLLFRRRL; this is encoded by the coding sequence ATGGCAGTCAACGACTATGTCAAATTTGTCACCCAGCGGTTCGTCACGTATATGGATATGCCAAAAGAGGAGCGGGCGCGGCGGCGGAGCGCGCGCAAACAAGAGCGGCCGCCGCTCTCTTACCGCTTGTTCGGCATCGTGCCGCTTTCGCTCCGTTTGTTGTTTCGGCGCCGCCTGTAA
- the comGC gene encoding competence type IV pilus major pilin ComGC, producing MNQKGFTLIEMLIVLMVISVLLLIAIPNIAKHNSMINEKGCEAFLNTVQAQVKAYEMEHNKIPTVQELLAGRYIKSDKCPNGHAIQISANGDVSESGS from the coding sequence GTGAACCAAAAAGGGTTTACGCTCATTGAAATGTTGATCGTCCTGATGGTCATTTCCGTGCTGCTGCTCATTGCGATTCCGAACATTGCGAAACATAACAGCATGATTAACGAAAAAGGGTGCGAAGCGTTTCTGAACACCGTGCAGGCGCAAGTGAAGGCATACGAGATGGAACATAACAAAATTCCGACGGTGCAGGAATTGCTCGCTGGCCGCTATATCAAGTCGGACAAATGTCCGAACGGTCATGCCATCCAAATCAGCGCGAACGGCGATGTGAGTGAAAGTGGCTCGTAA
- the comGD gene encoding competence type IV pilus minor pilin ComGD, translating to MKVARNGGFTLLEMLVVLSVVLLLSVLAVPAFGGAVRQQEEAHMLAVLRVDLYSAQQHAIAHRRKVSVFFSNGRGEYRAVEGGSGRTVVVRSLPAPWRFQLGTLRNPLIFTDNGNIEQAGTVWVKSGRGSYKVTFLLGKGRFYVQKM from the coding sequence GTGAAAGTGGCTCGTAACGGCGGGTTTACGCTGCTTGAAATGCTGGTCGTTTTATCGGTCGTCCTTTTGCTGTCGGTGTTGGCTGTTCCGGCGTTCGGTGGGGCGGTGCGCCAGCAGGAGGAAGCGCATATGCTGGCCGTGCTGCGCGTCGACTTGTACAGCGCGCAGCAGCACGCCATCGCCCATCGGAGGAAGGTGTCCGTCTTTTTCAGCAATGGACGCGGTGAGTATAGGGCGGTCGAAGGAGGAAGCGGCCGGACAGTCGTTGTCCGCTCGCTTCCTGCGCCTTGGCGGTTTCAGCTCGGCACGCTCCGTAATCCGCTCATCTTTACCGATAATGGCAATATCGAGCAAGCGGGAACTGTTTGGGTGAAAAGCGGCCGGGGCAGCTACAAGGTGACGTTTTTGCTCGGGAAGGGGCGGTTTTATGTGCAAAAAATGTAG
- the comGF gene encoding competence type IV pilus minor pilin ComGF, which yields MLEALMALAVALAVAAVIPALLAVRPLAAEPSDGFARLEWRLFLQQLQIELNEAKKWSTDGRVLYLHKWNGETVSFSLVAPKAELIRQVNGAGYETALRHVRAVSYRIGAHGLFLQVTADDGKVCDAFVARMF from the coding sequence TTGCTTGAGGCATTGATGGCCTTGGCTGTTGCTTTAGCGGTGGCCGCGGTCATCCCGGCGCTGCTTGCTGTCCGCCCGCTCGCCGCAGAGCCGAGCGACGGATTTGCGCGCTTGGAATGGAGGCTGTTTTTGCAGCAGCTGCAAATCGAGTTGAATGAAGCGAAAAAATGGTCGACGGATGGCCGTGTGCTGTACTTACACAAATGGAATGGCGAGACGGTCAGTTTCTCGTTGGTTGCACCAAAAGCGGAACTGATTCGTCAAGTGAATGGAGCAGGCTACGAGACGGCGCTCCGCCATGTGCGGGCGGTGTCCTATCGCATCGGCGCCCATGGCTTGTTTTTGCAAGTGACAGCCGATGACGGCAAGGTGTGCGACGCGTTTGTGGCGCGGATGTTTTAG
- a CDS encoding YqhG family protein — MQQHEIRRFVERYFAANGCTLLEANDDYMTVQLTPEMDKELMNRPFYWHYIERTGGVPQPMQLTLITRPSERTEKLKGDRLHFGAPRLHQLFRSAQKRGSFIRLYEEPDAPLASHAALHPWLGMNVVISYECDRKKDAIVSLGLHLISGTIIESFHERLRARRLTPKIPDYCFTISPLIKPPSGIARLEQYIRGRIAADDHAWAEEARRRWADDLALLDEFYKETEEKPECYYIEKEALEKQYKPRITVSVINGGLFYLLPRTS; from the coding sequence ATGCAGCAACATGAAATCCGTCGTTTTGTGGAGCGTTATTTTGCCGCCAACGGGTGCACGTTGTTGGAAGCGAATGACGACTATATGACGGTCCAGCTGACGCCAGAAATGGATAAAGAGCTGATGAACCGGCCGTTTTACTGGCATTACATCGAACGGACGGGCGGCGTCCCGCAGCCGATGCAGCTCACGCTGATTACCCGCCCGAGCGAACGGACGGAAAAGCTGAAAGGCGACCGGCTTCATTTCGGGGCGCCGCGGCTGCATCAGCTGTTCCGCTCGGCGCAAAAACGCGGCAGCTTCATTCGTTTGTACGAAGAGCCGGACGCCCCGCTCGCCAGCCATGCCGCCCTTCATCCATGGCTTGGGATGAACGTTGTCATTTCCTACGAATGCGACCGAAAAAAAGATGCCATCGTCTCTCTCGGCCTTCATCTCATCAGCGGCACGATCATCGAATCGTTCCACGAGCGGCTCCGCGCGCGCCGGCTGACGCCGAAAATCCCGGACTATTGTTTTACAATTTCGCCGCTCATTAAGCCGCCAAGCGGCATCGCCCGCCTCGAGCAATATATCCGCGGCCGCATTGCCGCCGACGATCATGCATGGGCCGAGGAAGCGCGCCGGCGCTGGGCCGACGATTTAGCTTTGCTTGATGAGTTTTACAAAGAGACGGAAGAAAAGCCGGAGTGTTATTATATCGAGAAAGAAGCGCTTGAAAAACAGTACAAGCCGCGCATCACCGTTTCCGTCATTAACGGCGGGCTGTTTTACTTGCTGCCTCGCACATCGTGA